The following proteins come from a genomic window of Nitrospirota bacterium:
- a CDS encoding MFS transporter, which translates to MDYNNKKILGFERNVFTLGWVSFFMDVSSEMIYPLMPLFLTNILGVNKTIVGLVEGVAESTASLLKVVSGYISDRMRKRKPLILYGYGLSTFTRPILAAATSWFGVLGYRFIDRIGKGIRTAPRDAIIAESTESVRLGRAFGFHRMMDTLGAIAGPAIALVVLYFFGVNYNSEDAFMRDYGTTEVAFRTIFWLSILPGLAAVILIISFVREKLQPSNPGSHRKLLSLSFTDVNFRKFLVVVSIFTLGNSSDAFIILKIQDVGGSLLDVTTLYLLFNAVYSVSSLPAGIAADYFGKKRMILGSYILFGLIYVGFAFAGSQTTVWILFLLYGIFMGISEGQQRAFVATLLPDNAKGTGYGVYHTITGLVTLPSSFLAGLLWDIKGPQATFLFGTATAIIASALFLIFFRRRQSSS; encoded by the coding sequence ATGGATTATAACAACAAAAAAATCCTCGGTTTTGAGCGCAATGTATTTACCCTCGGCTGGGTGAGTTTTTTCATGGATGTGTCGAGCGAGATGATATATCCGCTCATGCCACTCTTCCTTACCAATATCCTCGGAGTAAATAAGACTATCGTTGGTTTGGTCGAAGGTGTTGCAGAAAGCACGGCAAGCCTCCTTAAGGTTGTTTCCGGTTATATTTCAGACAGGATGAGAAAAAGAAAGCCCCTTATACTGTATGGTTATGGATTATCAACCTTTACCCGCCCCATCCTTGCAGCAGCCACATCATGGTTTGGTGTTTTGGGTTACCGTTTTATTGACAGGATCGGCAAAGGGATCAGGACAGCTCCAAGGGATGCAATAATAGCCGAGTCTACGGAATCAGTTCGCCTCGGACGGGCCTTTGGTTTTCACAGGATGATGGATACCCTCGGCGCTATTGCGGGGCCGGCAATTGCTTTAGTAGTCCTATACTTTTTCGGTGTTAACTACAATTCTGAAGACGCTTTTATGCGGGATTACGGTACAACTGAAGTTGCCTTCAGGACTATATTCTGGTTGTCTATCCTGCCTGGATTGGCCGCAGTTATCCTGATCATATCATTTGTCAGAGAGAAGTTACAACCGTCAAATCCTGGAAGTCACAGGAAATTGCTAAGCCTCAGTTTTACTGATGTCAATTTCAGAAAGTTTCTTGTTGTCGTATCCATCTTTACATTGGGTAACTCCAGTGACGCATTCATCATACTCAAGATTCAGGATGTTGGGGGCAGCCTGCTGGATGTTACTACCCTCTATCTCTTGTTTAACGCAGTCTATTCCGTATCGTCCTTACCTGCCGGCATTGCTGCTGACTACTTTGGAAAGAAACGGATGATTCTGGGCAGTTATATACTCTTTGGTTTGATATACGTTGGGTTTGCCTTTGCCGGCAGTCAGACCACTGTATGGATACTCTTCCTCCTTTACGGTATCTTTATGGGTATAAGTGAAGGACAGCAGAGGGCCTTTGTGGCGACCCTCCTGCCTGATAATGCCAAAGGTACAGGTTATGGCGTCTATCACACCATCACAGGATTGGTTACCCTTCCATCAAGTTTCCTTGCCGGACTATTATGGGATATAAAAGGCCCGCAGGCGACCTTCCTGTTCGGGACAGCGACTGCTATTATTGCCTCTGCTCTTTTCCTGATATTCTTTAGAAGGCGTCAGTCATCGTCATGA
- a CDS encoding ATP-binding cassette domain-containing protein — translation MALISLNEISVTFGGPPLFDELTLHLEAGERVALLGRNGTGKTTLMKVIAGQMGVDSGKIIRQQGVEITHLPQEIPADMTGSVFDIVASGLGNRGNLIMDYHHVSHQLLTEHTPELMRRLARLQTELDHTGGWDINNQVEYVIAQMKLDPESDFTNLSGGQKRRTLLAKALVLKPGILLLDEPTNHLDMDSINWLEGFLKTYPGTLLLVTHDRMFMRNIATRIIELDRGRLFSWSCDYETFLIRKQNALDNEAVRQAEFDKALTEEERWIRKGVKARRTRNEGRVRALERMREEKKSQRKAIGQVSMRAQESEISGHLVIKVSNLGYSYGDNCIIRDFSTQIMRGDKIGVIGPNGAGKTTLLRLLLGKMAPTQGKVRLGTNLEVAYYDQLREQLDEEKTVIENVCGKGDTVTINGRSRHIIGYLQDFLFSPERARTSARVLSGGERNRLFLARLFTRPSNVLVMDEPTNDLDIETLELLEELLVEYSGTLLLVSHDRAFLNNVVTSTMVLEGDGIIAEYPGGYDDWILQRRPSVNELQPAAKGHAEEQVIKKERPRKLKLSFKEEKELVSLPERIEQLESEREELFRLMSDAEYFKRTPAEMNKAKARFEIIEEELISAYRRWEYLEELRERVGI, via the coding sequence ATGGCACTTATCAGTCTCAATGAAATATCCGTCACCTTTGGCGGACCTCCTTTGTTTGACGAGTTAACCCTTCATCTTGAAGCAGGGGAGCGCGTGGCCCTTTTGGGGCGCAACGGGACCGGCAAAACCACGCTGATGAAGGTGATAGCCGGACAGATGGGTGTAGACAGCGGAAAGATTATCCGTCAGCAGGGAGTTGAGATTACGCATTTACCGCAGGAGATTCCGGCAGATATGACCGGAAGCGTTTTTGATATAGTGGCCTCTGGTTTGGGCAATCGCGGTAATCTTATCATGGATTATCATCATGTCAGCCATCAGTTGCTGACTGAACACACACCTGAACTCATGCGAAGGCTTGCGCGGCTGCAGACGGAATTGGATCATACCGGGGGCTGGGATATCAACAATCAGGTGGAATATGTCATTGCCCAAATGAAGCTTGACCCGGAATCCGATTTCACCAATTTATCCGGAGGTCAAAAGCGCCGGACACTCCTCGCAAAGGCGCTGGTACTAAAGCCTGGCATTCTCCTCCTCGATGAGCCGACCAATCATCTTGATATGGATTCCATCAACTGGCTGGAAGGATTTTTAAAGACTTACCCGGGGACACTGCTCCTTGTAACTCACGACCGTATGTTTATGCGTAATATCGCCACGCGTATCATCGAACTCGACCGGGGAAGGCTTTTTAGCTGGAGCTGTGATTACGAAACCTTTTTAATCCGTAAGCAAAATGCCCTTGATAATGAAGCGGTAAGGCAGGCGGAGTTTGACAAGGCCCTGACTGAGGAAGAAAGATGGATCAGGAAGGGGGTCAAGGCCCGTCGTACCCGCAACGAGGGTAGAGTCAGGGCGCTGGAACGGATGCGCGAGGAGAAAAAATCCCAGCGTAAGGCGATCGGCCAGGTCAGTATGCGTGCTCAGGAGTCCGAAATCTCCGGACATCTCGTTATAAAAGTCTCCAATCTCGGATACAGTTACGGCGACAACTGCATTATCAGAGATTTCTCAACTCAGATTATGCGCGGAGATAAGATCGGTGTTATCGGCCCCAATGGTGCGGGTAAGACCACCCTCCTGCGGTTACTGTTGGGTAAGATGGCTCCCACTCAGGGAAAGGTGCGCCTGGGGACAAATCTTGAGGTTGCCTATTACGACCAGTTGCGGGAACAGTTGGATGAAGAAAAGACGGTGATTGAAAATGTCTGCGGTAAGGGAGATACGGTTACCATCAACGGCAGGTCCCGGCATATTATAGGATACCTGCAGGATTTTCTCTTTTCCCCTGAGCGCGCCCGCACATCGGCCAGGGTCCTTTCAGGCGGTGAGCGAAACCGCCTTTTTCTGGCCAGGCTTTTTACCAGGCCGTCCAATGTCCTTGTCATGGATGAGCCGACCAATGATCTGGATATCGAGACACTGGAGCTGCTGGAGGAACTTTTGGTTGAATATTCGGGAACGCTCCTGTTAGTCAGCCACGACCGCGCCTTCCTTAATAATGTGGTTACCAGCACCATGGTTTTGGAAGGTGATGGGATTATAGCCGAATACCCCGGCGGATATGATGACTGGATATTGCAGCGAAGGCCTTCGGTCAATGAATTACAACCAGCAGCCAAAGGACATGCCGAAGAGCAGGTCATAAAAAAAGAGAGACCCCGCAAACTGAAGCTCTCCTTTAAGGAAGAAAAGGAATTGGTCTCTTTGCCGGAAAGAATCGAACAGCTTGAAAGCGAACGGGAAGAACTTTTCAGGCTTATGTCAGATGCGGAATATTTTAAAAGGACCCCTGCTGAGATGAACAAGGCCAAAGCAAGATTCGAAATAATTGAAGAAGAACTCATATCCGCCTACAGGCGGTGGGAATATCTTGAGGAGTTGAGGGAGAGGGTAGGGATATGA
- a CDS encoding phosphotransferase yields MPDLKKEILEDYLSDLYKGDARISSISEIGKAETEELKGFGYGVPYLIRFSVNNMEKRIVLATMSPNSFGHDHFSDRAQNLLWDNSSYNHLPKHVRSVGVGAFTPEGNIISAGEAEEFFIVTEFAEGKGYNKDLERLLNTGKFEYTDEARAKALAEYLVSIHKVKMDAPHLYTRRIRDLIGHGECIMGLIDNYRTGYEFITEELLQKIEEGCVKWRWKIKGMAHRLCQVHGDFHPWNILFREGTDYTVLDRARGEWGEPADDVSTMAINYIFFSIQQHGRLEGVFERLFNVFWETYFDRSGDKEMLRVIQPFFIWRGLVIGSPLWYPTLPLDRRRKVFNFIENLLAEDEFKPERVNEYLG; encoded by the coding sequence ATGCCTGATTTAAAGAAGGAAATCTTAGAGGACTATCTCTCTGACCTCTATAAGGGTGATGCACGTATATCATCCATCAGTGAAATAGGGAAGGCAGAGACAGAAGAACTCAAGGGTTTTGGATACGGGGTGCCATACCTTATAAGATTTTCTGTAAACAATATGGAGAAGAGGATTGTACTTGCGACCATGTCTCCTAACTCATTCGGGCATGACCATTTTTCTGACCGGGCACAGAACCTGCTCTGGGACAACTCCTCATATAATCATCTGCCTAAACATGTCAGGTCTGTAGGCGTCGGGGCATTTACACCGGAAGGCAATATCATCTCTGCAGGTGAGGCTGAAGAGTTCTTTATTGTCACTGAATTTGCTGAGGGTAAAGGCTATAACAAGGACCTTGAAAGACTGCTTAACACGGGGAAGTTTGAATATACCGATGAAGCGAGGGCAAAGGCACTTGCGGAATATCTTGTTTCAATTCATAAAGTTAAGATGGATGCACCACATCTTTACACAAGGAGAATACGGGACCTCATTGGACATGGTGAGTGCATCATGGGGCTTATTGACAATTACAGGACAGGATATGAGTTCATCACTGAGGAACTACTTCAAAAGATAGAAGAGGGGTGTGTCAAATGGAGGTGGAAGATTAAGGGCATGGCCCACCGCCTCTGCCAGGTGCATGGCGACTTTCACCCCTGGAATATCCTCTTCAGGGAGGGGACAGACTACACGGTACTCGACAGGGCAAGGGGGGAGTGGGGGGAGCCTGCTGATGATGTTTCCACAATGGCCATTAACTACATATTCTTTTCAATTCAACAACATGGAAGGCTCGAAGGGGTGTTTGAGAGACTTTTCAATGTATTCTGGGAGACATATTTTGACAGATCGGGCGACAAGGAGATGCTCAGGGTCATACAGCCGTTTTTTATATGGCGCGGGCTGGTAATCGGAAGCCCGTTGTGGTATCCTACATTGCCTCTCGACAGGCGGAGGAAGGTATTTAACTTTATAGAAAACCTGCTTGCAGAGGATGAATTCAAGCCGGAAAGGGTTAACGAGTATCTGGGGTAG